In one window of Haemophilus parainfluenzae DNA:
- the fdnG gene encoding formate dehydrogenase-N subunit alpha, producing the protein MQVSRRKFFKICAGGMAGTSAAMLGFAPSSVLAAPREYKLLRAFESRNTCTYCAVSCGMLLYSTGKPYDSLSSHTGTNTRSKLFHIEGDPDHPVSRGALCPKGAGALDYVNSESRTLYPEYRAPGSDKWERISWKDAIKRISRLLKDDRDANFVEKDASGKTVNRWTTTGIMTASAMSNEAALLTHKWVRMMGIVPMCNQANTUHGPTVASLAPSFGRGAMTNNWVDIKNANLIIVQGGNPAEAHPVGFRWAIEAKKNGAKIIVVDPRFNRTASVADLHAPIRSGSDIAFLMGVIRYLLETNQIQHEYVKHYTNASFLVDEGFKFEDGLFVGYNEEKRNYDKSKWNYQFDENGHAKRDMTLQHPRCVINILKDHVSRYTPEMVERITGVKQKLFLQICEEIGKTAAPNKTMTHLYALGFTEHSIGTQNIRSMAMIQLLLGNMGMPGGGINALRGHSNVQGTTDMGLLPMSLPGYMRLPNDKDTSYEQYINAITPKDIVPNQVNYYRHTSKFFVSMMKTFYGDRATKENGWGFDFLPKADRLYDPITHVKLMNDGKLHGWILQGFNVLNSLPNKNKTVAGMSKLKFLIVMDPLQTESSEFWKNFGESNNVNSSEIQTEVFRLPTTCFAEEDGSIVNSGRWAQWHWKGCDQPGEALPDAEILSMIREEMHHLYQKEGGRGIESFEAMTWDYAQPHSPSSVELAKELNGYALEDLYDPNGNLMYKKGQLLNGFAHLRDDGTTTSGNWLYVGQWTEKGNQTANRDNSDPSGLGCTIGWGFAWPANRRVLYSRASLDINGNPWDKNRQLIKWNGKNWNWYDIADYGTQPPGSDAGPFIMSAEGVGRLFAVDKIANGPMPEHYEPVESPIDTNPLHAAVVSDPTVRIYPEDKEFIGSNKDFPFVATTYRLTEHFHSWTAQSALNIIAQPQQFVEIGEKLAAEKGIQKGDMVKITSRRGYIKAVAVVTKRLKDLEIDGRTVHHVGLPIHWNMKALNGKGNRGFSTNTLTPSWGEAITQTPEYKTFLVNIEKAEA; encoded by the coding sequence ATGCAGGTCTCTAGACGTAAGTTCTTTAAGATCTGTGCAGGTGGTATGGCGGGGACGTCTGCGGCAATGTTGGGGTTTGCCCCTTCATCGGTTTTAGCAGCGCCACGCGAATATAAACTATTACGAGCATTTGAATCCCGTAACACCTGTACATATTGTGCTGTAAGCTGTGGTATGTTGTTATATAGCACAGGTAAACCTTACGATTCCTTAAGTAGCCACACTGGCACCAATACCCGTTCTAAATTATTCCATATTGAAGGTGATCCTGATCATCCTGTAAGTCGTGGTGCGTTATGCCCTAAAGGTGCCGGTGCATTAGACTATGTAAATAGTGAAAGCCGCACGTTATACCCTGAATACCGCGCACCAGGTTCTGACAAGTGGGAACGTATTTCTTGGAAAGATGCAATCAAACGCATTTCTCGCTTACTAAAAGATGACCGTGATGCTAACTTTGTTGAAAAAGATGCAAGTGGCAAAACCGTTAACCGTTGGACAACTACAGGTATTATGACCGCCTCTGCTATGAGCAACGAGGCTGCACTTCTTACCCACAAATGGGTTCGAATGATGGGCATAGTGCCGATGTGTAACCAAGCGAATACTTGACACGGACCAACGGTAGCAAGTCTTGCTCCATCATTTGGTCGCGGTGCCATGACAAACAACTGGGTTGACATCAAAAACGCCAATCTTATTATTGTTCAAGGTGGTAACCCTGCTGAAGCTCACCCTGTTGGCTTCCGTTGGGCGATCGAAGCGAAGAAAAACGGTGCGAAAATCATTGTTGTTGACCCTCGCTTTAACCGTACAGCTTCTGTAGCTGACCTTCATGCCCCAATTCGTTCTGGTTCGGATATCGCATTTTTAATGGGTGTCATCCGTTACTTATTGGAAACAAACCAAATTCAACATGAATACGTTAAACACTATACTAATGCGTCATTCTTAGTTGACGAAGGTTTCAAATTTGAAGATGGTTTATTTGTAGGTTATAACGAAGAAAAACGTAACTATGATAAATCTAAATGGAACTATCAATTTGATGAGAATGGGCATGCTAAACGTGATATGACCTTACAACACCCTCGTTGTGTCATTAATATCTTAAAAGATCATGTTTCACGTTATACCCCAGAAATGGTTGAACGTATCACGGGTGTAAAACAAAAACTCTTCTTACAAATCTGTGAAGAAATTGGTAAAACCGCTGCTCCAAATAAAACGATGACGCATCTATATGCGTTAGGTTTTACTGAGCATTCAATCGGTACACAAAATATTCGCTCAATGGCGATGATCCAATTACTTTTAGGTAATATGGGTATGCCTGGTGGCGGTATTAATGCATTACGTGGTCACTCCAATGTGCAAGGTACAACAGATATGGGTCTATTGCCAATGTCTTTACCAGGTTATATGCGTTTACCAAACGATAAAGATACCTCTTATGAGCAATACATTAACGCGATTACGCCAAAAGATATTGTTCCAAACCAAGTGAACTATTATCGTCATACTTCAAAATTCTTTGTTAGCATGATGAAAACCTTCTACGGTGATAGAGCAACCAAAGAAAATGGTTGGGGTTTTGATTTCTTACCAAAAGCAGATCGCTTATATGACCCGATTACTCACGTTAAATTGATGAATGACGGCAAATTACACGGTTGGATTTTACAAGGCTTTAACGTGTTAAACTCATTACCGAACAAAAACAAAACTGTTGCAGGAATGAGTAAGTTAAAATTCTTAATCGTGATGGATCCGCTTCAAACTGAATCCTCTGAATTCTGGAAAAACTTTGGTGAATCAAACAACGTGAATTCTTCAGAAATTCAAACTGAAGTCTTCCGCCTACCAACAACCTGTTTCGCAGAAGAAGATGGTTCAATTGTAAACTCAGGACGTTGGGCGCAATGGCACTGGAAAGGTTGCGATCAGCCTGGTGAAGCATTACCAGATGCTGAAATTCTTTCTATGATTCGTGAAGAAATGCATCATCTTTATCAAAAAGAAGGTGGTCGCGGTATTGAATCCTTTGAAGCAATGACTTGGGACTATGCTCAACCACACTCACCAAGTTCTGTAGAATTAGCCAAAGAATTAAATGGTTATGCACTTGAAGATCTTTATGATCCAAACGGTAACTTGATGTACAAAAAAGGTCAATTACTTAATGGATTTGCACATTTACGTGATGATGGTACAACAACATCAGGTAACTGGTTATATGTTGGTCAATGGACTGAAAAAGGTAACCAAACCGCAAATCGTGATAACTCAGACCCATCAGGTTTAGGTTGCACCATTGGTTGGGGCTTTGCATGGCCTGCAAACCGTCGTGTACTTTATAGCCGTGCATCATTAGATATCAATGGTAATCCTTGGGATAAAAACCGCCAATTAATCAAATGGAATGGTAAAAACTGGAACTGGTATGACATTGCTGACTACGGCACTCAACCACCAGGTTCAGATGCAGGTCCATTTATTATGTCTGCTGAAGGTGTAGGTCGTTTATTTGCAGTTGATAAAATTGCAAATGGTCCAATGCCTGAGCACTATGAGCCAGTTGAAAGCCCAATAGATACTAACCCATTACACGCTGCAGTGGTAAGTGATCCTACAGTACGTATTTATCCTGAAGATAAAGAATTTATCGGTTCAAATAAAGACTTCCCATTCGTGGCAACAACTTACCGATTAACAGAACACTTCCATAGTTGGACTGCGCAATCTGCATTAAATATCATCGCACAACCACAACAATTTGTGGAAATCGGTGAAAAATTAGCGGCAGAAAAAGGCATCCAAAAAGGCGATATGGTAAAAATTACTTCTCGTCGTGGCTATATTAAAGCTGTTGCCGTGGTTACGAAACGTCTTAAAGATCTCGAAATTGATGGACGTACCGTACACCATGTAGGTCTTCCAATTCACTGGAATATGAAGGCCTTAAATGGAAAAGGTAATCGTGGCTTCTCCACCAACACCTTAACACCATCTTGGGGTGAAGCAATCACTCAAACACCAGAATATAAAACATTCTTGGTAAATATTGAGAAAGCGGAGGCATAA
- the fdhD gene encoding formate dehydrogenase accessory sulfurtransferase FdhD — protein MHWIIQKTINFFKKTPENPTALFIEKQDSLAAEVPVSLVYNGIAHTVMMCSPQDLEDFALGFSLAEGIIEKKADIYGIDVVEVCNGIEVQIELSSRQFVALKDHRRTLTGRTGCGICGTEQISQVYKKLPKLDHSFQFNLNLLDGCLEQLQANQALGKETGATHAAAFFDLSGHLLAIREDVGRHVALDKLIGWHAKQNQPQGFILVSSRASYEMVQKSVACGIELLVAISAATDLAVNMAEQHNLSLIGFARPGKANIYAGKERLVLV, from the coding sequence ATGCACTGGATAATCCAAAAAACAATCAACTTTTTTAAAAAAACACCTGAAAATCCGACCGCACTTTTTATTGAAAAACAAGATAGTCTGGCTGCGGAAGTCCCTGTTTCTCTTGTCTATAATGGTATTGCGCATACCGTCATGATGTGTTCTCCACAAGATTTAGAGGATTTTGCTCTAGGCTTTTCATTGGCGGAAGGCATTATTGAGAAAAAAGCGGATATTTATGGCATTGATGTGGTGGAAGTATGCAATGGTATTGAAGTGCAAATTGAATTATCTAGCCGCCAATTTGTGGCATTAAAAGATCATCGCCGAACATTAACAGGCAGAACAGGATGTGGCATTTGCGGCACAGAACAAATCTCACAAGTTTATAAAAAATTGCCGAAATTAGACCATTCTTTCCAGTTTAATTTAAATTTATTAGATGGTTGTTTAGAACAATTACAAGCTAATCAAGCACTCGGAAAGGAAACGGGAGCAACGCATGCAGCCGCCTTTTTTGATTTATCTGGTCATTTACTGGCGATTAGAGAAGATGTCGGGCGCCATGTAGCGCTAGATAAATTAATCGGTTGGCATGCCAAACAGAATCAACCTCAGGGATTCATCCTTGTTTCAAGTCGAGCCAGTTATGAAATGGTTCAAAAATCGGTCGCTTGTGGCATCGAGTTACTTGTTGCGATTTCTGCTGCAACAGATCTTGCCGTCAATATGGCTGAACAACACAATCTTTCCCTTATTGGCTTTGCTCGCCCTGGAAAAGCGAATATCTATGCAGGGAAAGAGCGGTTGGTTTTAGTTTAG
- a CDS encoding ABC transporter substrate-binding protein, which produces MPIKTTLKLTALSILAALAFTSHVQAEGKLTVYCSVQNVVCEKVTQAFSKKYNVDTQFVRNSTGVVLGKIKAEKENPQADFWFGGTIEPHLQAAELGLLESYRSPLQKDIMPQFKSLMEQRGNFTSAIYLMELGIGVNTKKLKELNIPTPKCYADLIKPEYQGQIQYPDPRVSGTGYSLISTFSTLWGEKKAFDYLKKLEPNLMQHTKTGLASNYLANGTVAIDLGFMLVYPREKKNGAPVEGILPCEGVGYSLGGASIIKGSRNLDNAKLFMDFVLSKEAQEIPWKESDSYQLPTNIHAEPAPGFLPASKLKLVDIDFMKFGTDQEGKRLTQRWVSEILLEGKSPKE; this is translated from the coding sequence ATGCCAATTAAAACAACATTAAAATTGACCGCACTTTCTATCCTTGCTGCACTTGCCTTTACTTCTCATGTACAGGCTGAAGGTAAACTTACTGTTTATTGCAGTGTACAAAACGTAGTATGTGAAAAAGTCACGCAAGCCTTTAGTAAAAAATACAACGTAGATACACAATTTGTACGTAATAGTACAGGTGTAGTGTTAGGAAAAATTAAAGCTGAAAAAGAAAATCCTCAAGCTGATTTCTGGTTTGGTGGCACCATTGAACCTCATCTCCAAGCGGCTGAATTAGGCTTACTTGAATCCTATCGTTCCCCGTTACAAAAAGACATCATGCCGCAGTTTAAATCTTTAATGGAGCAACGCGGCAATTTCACCTCTGCAATTTACTTAATGGAACTTGGCATTGGGGTCAATACTAAAAAATTGAAAGAATTGAATATTCCGACTCCCAAATGTTATGCAGATCTAATAAAACCTGAATATCAAGGGCAAATTCAATATCCGGATCCACGTGTTTCCGGTACCGGTTATTCACTTATTAGTACGTTTTCCACATTATGGGGAGAAAAAAAAGCCTTTGACTATCTGAAAAAACTAGAACCCAATCTAATGCAACATACCAAAACAGGCCTTGCAAGCAACTATTTGGCTAATGGTACCGTAGCGATTGATTTAGGTTTTATGCTGGTTTATCCACGTGAGAAGAAAAATGGTGCACCAGTTGAAGGTATTTTACCATGCGAAGGCGTAGGCTATTCTCTAGGCGGAGCAAGCATCATTAAAGGATCGAGAAACCTTGATAATGCCAAACTCTTTATGGATTTCGTACTCAGTAAAGAAGCACAAGAAATTCCTTGGAAAGAATCAGACTCTTATCAACTTCCAACCAATATTCATGCTGAGCCAGCGCCTGGTTTCTTACCGGCTAGCAAATTAAAATTGGTGGATATTGATTTTATGAAATTTGGTACAGATCAAGAAGGCAAACGCCTTACCCAACGTTGGGTTTCTGAAATACTCTTAGAGGGTAAATCGCCAAAAGAATAA
- the uvrD gene encoding DNA helicase II, producing the protein MDISELLDGLNDKQREAVAAQLGNYLVLAGAGSGKTRVLTHRIAWLIAVENISEGSIMAVTFTNKAAAEMRHRIQDTLSKHAQSNLFGMWIGTFHSIAHRLLRAHHLDVNLPQDFQILDSEDQLRLVKRLMKLHNYDDKAFPPKQACWYINNKKDEGLRPQDINDFGDRQEKEWIKIYQIYQDTCDRAGLVDFAELLIRAYELFAKKPVILQRYQQRFQHILVDEFQDTNKIQYAWIKILAGNTGKVMVVGDDDQSIYGWRGAQVENIQKFLKDFDAETIRLEQNYRSTGNILKSANQLISNNSDRLGKNLWTDGEMGEPVGIYAAFNELDEAKFVASQIQNWVDDGGKLDDCAVLYRSNSQSRVIEEALIRCQIPYRIYGGMRFFERQEIKDALAYLRLINNRQDDAAFERVINTPTRGIGDRTLDVLRNLTRERQITLWQAVQVATQENMLTGRASTALLRFQELINSLQVDTAEMPLFAQTDFVIKHSGLYDMYKQEKGEKGEVRIENLEELVTATREFIKPDEAEDMTDLMAFLTHASLEAGEEQASPHQSCVEMMTLHSAKGLEFPCVFMVGVEEGVFPSFRSFEEPGRLEEERRLAYVGITRAKQKLTICYAESRRIYTKEERHLPSRFITELPPECIQEIRLRGTVTRALNQAKVGSLSPNFPENEWKMGQKVKHEKFGFGTVINVEGADNNTRLQIAFQAQGIKWLIAHLAKLEKVR; encoded by the coding sequence ATGGATATTTCAGAATTACTTGATGGCTTGAATGATAAACAACGTGAAGCAGTGGCAGCACAGCTTGGTAATTACCTTGTGCTTGCGGGAGCTGGAAGTGGTAAAACCCGTGTATTGACCCATCGTATTGCCTGGTTGATTGCCGTAGAAAATATTTCTGAAGGCAGCATTATGGCGGTAACCTTTACTAATAAAGCCGCTGCTGAAATGCGCCATCGTATTCAAGATACCTTATCTAAACATGCTCAATCCAATTTATTTGGCATGTGGATTGGGACATTCCATAGCATTGCCCATCGATTACTACGCGCTCACCATTTAGATGTGAACTTGCCACAAGATTTCCAAATTTTAGATTCTGAAGATCAGTTGCGGTTAGTGAAACGCTTGATGAAATTACACAATTATGACGATAAAGCGTTTCCACCAAAACAAGCATGCTGGTATATCAATAATAAAAAAGATGAAGGTTTAAGACCGCAAGATATTAATGATTTTGGTGATCGCCAGGAAAAGGAGTGGATCAAGATTTATCAAATTTATCAAGATACTTGCGATCGTGCAGGCTTAGTGGATTTTGCTGAATTGTTAATTCGTGCGTATGAATTATTCGCTAAAAAGCCCGTGATTTTGCAACGCTATCAGCAACGTTTTCAGCACATTTTGGTGGATGAGTTTCAAGATACCAATAAAATCCAATATGCGTGGATCAAAATTCTTGCTGGTAATACGGGCAAAGTGATGGTTGTGGGCGATGATGACCAATCTATTTATGGATGGCGTGGTGCGCAAGTCGAAAATATTCAAAAATTCCTAAAAGATTTCGATGCTGAAACTATTCGCTTGGAGCAAAATTATCGTTCTACCGGTAATATTCTGAAAAGTGCCAACCAACTTATTTCGAATAATAGTGATCGCCTCGGTAAGAATTTATGGACCGACGGTGAAATGGGTGAGCCAGTAGGTATTTATGCCGCTTTTAATGAATTAGATGAGGCAAAATTTGTGGCGTCTCAAATCCAAAATTGGGTAGATGACGGTGGAAAATTAGATGATTGTGCTGTTTTATATCGTAGTAATAGTCAATCTCGTGTTATTGAAGAAGCGTTGATTCGTTGCCAAATTCCCTATCGAATTTATGGTGGGATGCGATTCTTCGAACGCCAAGAAATTAAAGATGCGTTGGCATATTTACGTTTAATTAATAATCGTCAAGATGACGCGGCATTTGAACGTGTGATTAATACGCCTACGCGTGGTATAGGCGATCGTACTTTAGATGTGTTACGAAATTTAACCCGTGAACGTCAAATTACCTTATGGCAAGCAGTACAAGTGGCCACACAAGAAAATATGCTAACGGGACGTGCTTCAACCGCATTGCTTCGTTTCCAAGAGTTGATTAATTCTTTACAGGTTGATACAGCCGAAATGCCATTGTTTGCACAAACTGATTTTGTGATTAAACATTCTGGCTTATACGATATGTATAAACAGGAAAAAGGCGAGAAAGGTGAAGTGCGTATTGAAAACTTAGAAGAATTGGTGACGGCAACCCGAGAATTTATCAAACCGGATGAAGCCGAGGATATGACCGATCTTATGGCCTTTTTAACTCATGCTTCTTTAGAAGCGGGTGAAGAGCAGGCTTCGCCACATCAATCTTGTGTGGAGATGATGACCTTACATTCTGCAAAAGGCTTGGAATTCCCATGTGTATTTATGGTCGGAGTCGAAGAGGGCGTATTTCCAAGTTTCCGTTCATTTGAAGAGCCTGGTCGTTTGGAGGAGGAACGCCGTCTTGCTTATGTGGGCATTACTCGAGCTAAGCAAAAACTCACCATTTGTTATGCTGAAAGTCGTCGTATTTACACGAAAGAAGAACGCCATTTACCTTCGCGTTTTATTACCGAATTGCCGCCAGAGTGTATTCAAGAAATTCGTTTACGTGGAACGGTGACACGAGCCTTAAATCAAGCTAAAGTTGGTTCTCTTAGTCCAAATTTTCCTGAAAATGAATGGAAAATGGGGCAAAAAGTGAAACATGAAAAGTTTGGTTTTGGCACAGTTATAAATGTTGAAGGTGCTGACAATAATACCCGTTTACAAATCGCTTTCCAAGCGCAAGGCATTAAGTGGCTGATTGCGCATTTGGCAAAATTAGAAAAAGTGCGGTAG
- a CDS encoding ABC transporter permease subunit, with translation MFKFILKRILMVIPTFIAITFVTFALIHFIPGDPVEIMMGERGLTPEVHQQMMKQLGLDLPLYQQYFNYIGNVIQGDFGESFRTRQPVLTEFFTLFPATFELAFFALFWSLIAGITLGTIAAVKKDSWISHTVTAMSLTGYSMPIFWWGLILILYVSPWFGLPQGGRLDDSFWIDTPTGFMLIDTWFSNEPGAFWNAVKSLILPAIVLGTIPLAVITRMTRSSMLEVLGEDYIRTAKAKGLSYTRIVIFHALRNALIPVVTVVGLIVGQLLSGAVLTETIFSWPGIGKWIIDAITNRDYPVLQGAVLIIATIIIVVNLTIDLLYGVVNPRIRHQ, from the coding sequence ATGTTTAAATTTATTTTAAAACGTATTTTAATGGTGATTCCTACCTTTATTGCCATTACTTTTGTAACTTTTGCTCTCATTCATTTTATTCCAGGTGATCCTGTGGAAATTATGATGGGAGAGCGAGGTTTAACGCCAGAAGTTCATCAACAAATGATGAAGCAACTTGGTCTAGATTTACCGTTGTATCAGCAATATTTCAACTATATTGGCAATGTGATACAAGGCGATTTTGGTGAATCGTTCCGTACTCGACAACCTGTTCTGACTGAGTTTTTCACACTTTTTCCTGCTACATTTGAATTGGCTTTCTTTGCGCTATTTTGGTCGTTAATTGCGGGTATTACGCTAGGAACGATTGCTGCAGTAAAGAAAGATAGTTGGATTTCTCATACCGTAACAGCGATGTCCCTAACGGGTTATTCTATGCCTATTTTCTGGTGGGGATTAATTTTGATTTTATATGTTTCTCCTTGGTTTGGCTTGCCACAAGGGGGACGTTTGGATGATAGTTTCTGGATCGATACTCCAACGGGTTTTATGCTTATTGATACTTGGTTTTCTAATGAGCCAGGTGCCTTTTGGAATGCAGTTAAGTCACTGATTCTCCCTGCTATTGTATTAGGTACAATTCCACTTGCAGTAATTACCAGAATGACACGTTCCTCAATGCTGGAAGTATTAGGAGAAGACTATATTCGTACCGCAAAAGCGAAAGGTTTAAGTTATACTCGAATTGTCATTTTTCATGCGCTACGCAATGCGCTTATCCCTGTTGTGACTGTTGTGGGCTTGATTGTAGGGCAGCTATTATCTGGTGCGGTTTTAACCGAAACGATTTTCTCATGGCCAGGCATTGGTAAATGGATTATTGATGCAATTACCAATCGAGATTACCCCGTCTTACAAGGCGCCGTGTTGATTATTGCTACAATTATTATTGTGGTGAATTTGACGATCGATTTACTTTATGGCGTGGTAAACCCACGTATTCGCCATCAATAA
- a CDS encoding ABC transporter permease subunit — protein MTEKALSIETIAPRTPSQEFWFYFKQNKGAVIGLMFILMVALISIFAPWIAPFDPIEQNRSALLLPPAWYEGGNSAYLLGTDDIGRDILSRIMYGTRISVFAGFIIVILSCILGTSLGLLAGYYGGALDTLIVRCIDIMLAIPNLLLTIVVVSILEPSLTNATLAIAVVSIPSYVRLTRAAVLNEKNRDYVTSSRVAGASVLRLMFIVILPNCLAPLIVQMTMGISNAILELATLGFLGIGAKPPTPELGTMLSESRSFMQAANWLVTIPGLVILSLVLAFNLMGDGLRDALDPKLKQ, from the coding sequence ATGACGGAAAAAGCTTTATCTATTGAAACGATTGCGCCTCGTACACCGTCGCAAGAGTTTTGGTTTTATTTTAAACAAAATAAAGGGGCAGTGATTGGCCTCATGTTTATTCTTATGGTGGCATTAATCAGTATTTTTGCCCCTTGGATAGCACCTTTTGATCCTATCGAACAAAATCGTTCAGCGTTATTGTTACCACCAGCTTGGTATGAAGGTGGTAATTCCGCTTATTTACTCGGTACAGATGATATTGGTCGAGATATTCTTTCTCGTATTATGTATGGAACGCGCATTTCTGTTTTTGCGGGTTTTATTATAGTGATTTTATCGTGTATTTTAGGGACGAGTCTTGGCTTACTTGCCGGCTATTATGGCGGAGCATTAGACACATTAATTGTTCGTTGTATTGACATTATGTTGGCTATCCCAAACTTGCTTTTAACCATTGTGGTGGTGTCAATTTTAGAACCTTCTTTAACGAATGCGACGTTGGCGATTGCCGTGGTATCCATTCCAAGTTATGTGCGTTTAACACGTGCGGCCGTATTGAATGAGAAAAATAGAGATTATGTCACCTCTTCACGAGTGGCAGGAGCAAGCGTATTACGTTTAATGTTTATTGTGATTTTACCAAATTGCCTTGCACCGCTTATCGTACAAATGACGATGGGAATTTCTAATGCGATTTTAGAATTAGCGACTTTAGGTTTCTTAGGTATCGGCGCAAAACCACCAACACCAGAATTGGGTACTATGTTATCTGAATCACGTAGCTTTATGCAGGCGGCAAACTGGTTGGTTACCATTCCAGGTTTAGTCATTTTATCGCTTGTTTTAGCATTTAACTTAATGGGCGATGGGTTGCGTGATGCACTCGATCCAAAATTAAAACAATAG
- the dppD gene encoding dipeptide ABC transporter ATP-binding protein: MALLDVKELSVHFGDEKAPFKAVDRISYQVNQGEVLGIVGESGSGKSVSSLAVMGLIDFPGRVSAKGLEFEGKDLLSLPSKEKRELVGADIAMIFQDPMTSLNPAYTVGFQIMEAIKAHQGGSKKERRERTLELLRLVGIPDPKSRIDVYPHQLSGGMSQRVMIAMAIACKPRLLIADEPTTALDVTIQAQIVDLLLELQQKECMSLILITHDLALVAEAAHRIIVMYAGQVVEEGRAEDIFREPKHPYTQALLRSLPEFAEGKSRLQSLPGVVPGKYDRPQGCLLNPRCPYATDLCRRVEPELRQIGNRQVKCHTPLNAQGEPSNV, translated from the coding sequence ATGGCATTATTAGATGTAAAAGAGCTTTCTGTTCACTTTGGTGATGAAAAAGCACCTTTTAAAGCAGTGGATCGTATTAGCTACCAAGTTAATCAAGGCGAAGTATTAGGCATTGTTGGCGAGTCTGGCTCGGGAAAATCAGTGAGCTCCCTCGCAGTGATGGGCTTGATTGATTTTCCAGGTCGTGTTTCAGCGAAAGGGCTAGAATTTGAAGGAAAAGATCTCTTAAGCTTACCGTCAAAAGAAAAGCGGGAATTAGTTGGCGCAGATATTGCCATGATCTTTCAAGACCCGATGACAAGCTTAAATCCTGCTTATACAGTAGGTTTCCAAATTATGGAAGCGATTAAGGCGCATCAAGGCGGCAGCAAAAAAGAACGCCGTGAACGCACCTTAGAGCTATTACGTTTAGTCGGTATTCCTGATCCAAAATCACGTATTGATGTTTATCCGCATCAGCTTTCTGGCGGGATGAGCCAACGCGTTATGATTGCAATGGCGATTGCGTGTAAACCGAGATTGCTCATTGCAGATGAACCAACCACCGCACTGGATGTGACTATTCAAGCTCAAATTGTAGATTTGTTGCTTGAGTTGCAACAAAAAGAATGTATGTCGTTGATTCTGATTACGCATGATCTTGCGTTAGTTGCAGAAGCGGCGCATCGTATTATTGTGATGTATGCAGGACAAGTAGTGGAAGAAGGACGAGCAGAAGATATTTTCCGTGAGCCGAAACATCCTTACACTCAAGCGTTATTGCGTTCTTTACCGGAGTTTGCAGAAGGTAAATCTCGTTTACAATCTTTACCTGGCGTGGTGCCAGGTAAATACGATCGCCCACAAGGTTGTTTGTTAAATCCACGCTGTCCGTATGCGACCGATCTTTGTCGACGTGTGGAACCTGAATTACGTCAAATAGGAAATCGACAAGTAAAATGTCACACCCCATTAAATGCCCAAGGAGAACCTAGCAATGTCTGA